The genomic interval CAGCACCACCAGCGCCGACTTCTTCATGTTGAACCGGCTCATCGAATAGGCCGCCGGCACGCCGAGGATCAGCGACAGCACGGTGGCGGCGAAGGCCACCCAGAGGCTGTTGCCGATGAACTGGAGGTAGTTCGCCTGGTCGAGGACCTTGGTGTAGTTGTCCAGCACCGGCGTGAACGCGAACGCCTTGCCGGAGTCGTAGATGTCGACGTTGGTCTTGAACGAGGCGGCGACCATCCAGAGCAGCGGGGCGATCAGCGAGACCACCACCACGGCCAGGGCGACCGCCCGGAAGACCTGGTACGGGGTACGACGCTTGCGGCGGGCCATCACTGTGCGCCCTTCTTGCGGCGGGACGTCAACGCCCACATCGAACCGATGATGATCAGGAAGAAGATGATGAGTACGGTCGACGAGATGCCGTACTCGTTGTAGTCGAAGCTCAGCCCGTACGCGTACACGTTCAGCGTCTCGACCTCGTGGAACGAGCCGCCGCCGCGCCCCTTGGTGGCGTACAGGATGTCGAAGGTCTTCAGCGCGTCGATGCCGCGCAGCAGGATCGCCACGATCACCGTCGGCATCAGCAGCGGCAGCGTGACGTGCCGGAACCGCTGCCAGGCGCTCGCCCCGTCCACCCGGGCGGCCTCGTCCGGCTCGTTCGACAGCGAGGTGAGCCCGGCCAGCAGGATCAGCACCACCATCGGGGTCCACTGCCAGATGTCGATGAAGATGGTCGTCGGCAGCGCGCTGTGCTGGCCGGCCAGCCAGGGTTGCGGGCCGATCCCGACCCAGCCGAGGATCTGGTTGGCCATCCCGATGTTCGGGTCGAAGATGAGCCGCCACATCATGCCGACCGCGACCGGGGTGGCGACCAGCGGCAGCAGGATCGCGACCCGGACCCACCGCTCGCCCCGGAACGGCCGCCACAACAGCAGCGCGACCGCCATGCCGAGGACGATCTCGAAGAGCAGCGCCACCCCGGTGAAGCCGACCGTACGCAGCACGGCGGGCCAGAACCGGTCGGTGTCGGAGAGCACCTCGAGGTAGTTCGCGAAGCCGATGAACTCGGACTCGGCCCGGACCGAGCCCTCGGCGTCGGTCAGGCTGAGATAGATCGTCCAGGCCAGCGGAAAGATGATCAACGCACCGACGAACGTCATGGCCGGTGCCGCGAAGAGCCACTTGCGGTTGTTGTTCGCCCAGCGGGTCCAGCCGGTCAGTTCGCCGGACGGCTGGGGGGATGCCAGAGATGCCATGGGGTGGTCTTTCCGGGTCGGCGGATCCAGCGGCGGGGTGACGGATCGCTCCGTCACCCCGCGCGATGGCCTACTTCTCGTCGTCGAGGAGCTTCTGGAACGCCTCGTTCGCCGTCGCGGCCGAGCCGGCCACGTCCTTGCCGGTGATCGCGTCGACGATCGGCTGGCCGACGATCTCGCGGGACTCGGCGACCTTCACGACCAGCGGGCGGTCGTGGCCGACGCCGTTCTCGGTGCTGACCTTGATGGCCTCGGCGAGGTCCTGCGGGTAGGTGGCGATGCCCTCCGGGTTGGCCCAGACCGAGGTACGGGCCCCGGGCACGCCGCCCTTCTGCTGCGCCAGCGTCTGGTCCTTGCCGGCCGCCCACTGGATGAACTTCCAGGCGTTGGCCTGGTTCTCCGAGCCCTCGTTGACGCCGAGCGCCCAGGACGGGATGTTGTACGGCTTCGAGCCGGCCGGGCCGGCCGGGAACGGCGCGAACCCGACGCTGTCGGAGACCTTGGACTTGGCCGGGTCGGTGGCGTTCTTGTAGAGCGAGTTCGCCTCGGTGTAGAAGGCCGCCTTGCCCTGGGTGAAGATCGCCATCGCCTCGGACCAGCTCATGTCGGTGCTGATGTTCTCCGGGCCGTGCTCACGGAGCAGCCCGCCGTAGTACGCGTACGCCTGCTTGGCCTGCTCGGTGTTGACGCTGGCCTTGCCGCTGCCGTCGACGAAGTCGCCGCCGAAGCTGAACAGGAAGCTGGAGAACTGGGTGACCGCGGCGGCCTTGCCGGTCCGGGCCACGAAGCCGGCGGTGCCGGGGTTGTCGGCCTCGACCTTGGCGGCCATGGTCTTCAGCTCGTCGAGGGTCTTCGGCGGTGCGCTGAAGCCCGACTTCTGGAGCAGGTCCTTGCGGTAGTAGAGGACCTCCTGCTCGGTGATGATCGGGATGCCGACCAGCTTCTCCTCGTAGGTGGTGGCCTGCACCGGCGGGCCCTGGAAGTCGGCGAAGTCGAACGCCGAGTCCTCCTTGGCCCGGTCGGTCAGGTCGGTCAGGTAGCCGTTCTTGGCGAAGAGCTTCCCCTCCTGGAGGGGCCGGTACATCATCACGTCGATGTCGCTGGAGCCGGCGTTCAACTTGACGTTGTACTGGTCGGAGAGCTGGTCCTCGCCGAGCTGCGTGACCTCGACCTTCAGGCCGCTCTGCTGCTCGAACTCCGGCAGTGCCTTCTTTATGTTTTCTGTCCAGACGTGGTTCACCAGGGTGACGCGCAGCGTGTCCGACCCGCCGCTGTCATCGCCGCCGCCTCCGCAGGCGGACAGGCCGAGGGCAGCCACCACGGCCAGAGATGTTCCGATTACCGAGCGACGTAACACGTCCATCTCCCCTTCCCTCGCGACGCCCCGCCGTTGGGACGCCGCCCGCGGACTCCTACGTCCGCCTAATGCCGGATGCTAGGCCGATAAACCTGACTTAAGCAAGACCAGGTCACTCACTGATAGGCTTTATTTATGGCCATGCCGTCACCTGAGGTCGCGTCTGTCCGGCTCGACCCCGGCGAATCCGGGCTGCACGCCCGGCTGCTCGACCAGTTGGGCACGGCCGTCTGCGCCGGCCAGCTCCCGCCGGGCTCCGTGCTCTACATCGACGACCTCGTCGAGCAGTACGCCGTCTCCCGCTCGGTGGTCCGGGAGGTGCTGCGGGTGCTCTCCTCGATGGGGCTGGTCGAGTCCCGCCGCCGGGTCGGCACCCTGATCCGGGCCGCCGGCGACTGGAACGTCTTCGACCCCCAGGTGATCCGCTGGCGACTCGCCTCCACCGGCCGGATCGCCCAGCTCCGCTCGATCACCGAGCTGCGTACCGCCGTCGAGCCGCAGGCCGCCTCGCTCGCCGCGCTGCGGGCCACCCCGCAGGAGGCGAGCGAGCTGGTCGGGCTCGCCGCGAAGATGTGGGCGGCGGGCAAGGCCGGCGACGAGGCGGAGTTCCTCCGGCTCGACATCGAGTTCCACCGGCAGGTGCTGGTCGACTCCGGCAACGAGATGTTCGTCAAGCTGCACGAGCTGGTCGCCGAGGTGCTGGCCGGCCGCCACCACTACGACCTGATGCCGCACTATCCGCACGAGGAGGCGCTGCAACTGCACGCCGACGTCGCCCAGGCGATCCAGCGGCACGACGGCGAGCGGGCCAAGACCGCGATGGTGCGGATCATGGAGCAGGCCATGAAGGAGATGAGCGCCATCTGGGCGCAGACCGGTCCCGAACCGGCCTCCTGACGTCGTTTCCGGCCGGCGGAGAGACCCGGCCGGCGGTACGGTCTCTAGATCATCAATGCCGGCGCGGCGGACTATGGTTGGCCGGATCGCGCCGTCGCGGTACGTGGCGCCGGCGTGTGCCGACCGAGCGCCCGCGTACCAGGAACAGAGGGGACCACCATGGACACACCATCCCGCCCGCCGTTCCGCGCCGACCACGTCGGCAGCCTGCTGCGACCCGCGCGGCTGCTGACCGCCCGGGCCGACCGGGCCGCCGGGC from Plantactinospora sp. BC1 carries:
- a CDS encoding carbohydrate ABC transporter permease, which gives rise to MASLASPQPSGELTGWTRWANNNRKWLFAAPAMTFVGALIIFPLAWTIYLSLTDAEGSVRAESEFIGFANYLEVLSDTDRFWPAVLRTVGFTGVALLFEIVLGMAVALLLWRPFRGERWVRVAILLPLVATPVAVGMMWRLIFDPNIGMANQILGWVGIGPQPWLAGQHSALPTTIFIDIWQWTPMVVLILLAGLTSLSNEPDEAARVDGASAWQRFRHVTLPLLMPTVIVAILLRGIDALKTFDILYATKGRGGGSFHEVETLNVYAYGLSFDYNEYGISSTVLIIFFLIIIGSMWALTSRRKKGAQ
- a CDS encoding sugar ABC transporter substrate-binding protein, with protein sequence MVAALGLSACGGGGDDSGGSDTLRVTLVNHVWTENIKKALPEFEQQSGLKVEVTQLGEDQLSDQYNVKLNAGSSDIDVMMYRPLQEGKLFAKNGYLTDLTDRAKEDSAFDFADFQGPPVQATTYEEKLVGIPIITEQEVLYYRKDLLQKSGFSAPPKTLDELKTMAAKVEADNPGTAGFVARTGKAAAVTQFSSFLFSFGGDFVDGSGKASVNTEQAKQAYAYYGGLLREHGPENISTDMSWSEAMAIFTQGKAAFYTEANSLYKNATDPAKSKVSDSVGFAPFPAGPAGSKPYNIPSWALGVNEGSENQANAWKFIQWAAGKDQTLAQQKGGVPGARTSVWANPEGIATYPQDLAEAIKVSTENGVGHDRPLVVKVAESREIVGQPIVDAITGKDVAGSAATANEAFQKLLDDEK
- a CDS encoding FadR/GntR family transcriptional regulator translates to MPSPEVASVRLDPGESGLHARLLDQLGTAVCAGQLPPGSVLYIDDLVEQYAVSRSVVREVLRVLSSMGLVESRRRVGTLIRAAGDWNVFDPQVIRWRLASTGRIAQLRSITELRTAVEPQAASLAALRATPQEASELVGLAAKMWAAGKAGDEAEFLRLDIEFHRQVLVDSGNEMFVKLHELVAEVLAGRHHYDLMPHYPHEEALQLHADVAQAIQRHDGERAKTAMVRIMEQAMKEMSAIWAQTGPEPAS